In the Hyla sarda isolate aHylSar1 chromosome 9, aHylSar1.hap1, whole genome shotgun sequence genome, cctgcactgtgatgtttcGAGCCTGAGAAACCAGAGGCCAGCAGCACCGGAGAAACGGGACGCCGATATCTCTGCAACGGGGGAAAGTAGGAAGATGAGTCAAAGTTTGTTTTATAAGGTTTTTGCGGCCCGGGCACCACCTGACTTAAATAGAATGATGCCGCTGTTCTCCTTTAACGTTTAGCCAAGATGTacgacatataaaaagtttttaattcggacagtgcccattgaaTTCTATTTATCTTGTATTCCAGGAGGCTGTGTCCTGACTTCTCATTTTTCCTGAACCCTACGGATTACCCCTGTCAGCTGATCATGGATCCAGAGAACGAGTACGAGACGCTGAGGAAGCGGGTAGAACAGACCACACTtaagtctcagactgtagcaagGAACAGGAGTGGCCTCACCAATGTAAGGAAGGATTGTGGTCTGTCAGGACCAGTCTGTTTGCGTGTAAATATGTACTCGTCTTGGGTGAAGTCGCAACGTATACATACCTGTCTGCATTCCATGGTTCGTACTTTGAGTTTTCCTTATAAAGGGGATTTCCATACTTTAAAGGGTTTGGTGCGGTAAaatacaacttattccctatcaagtgtctgattgtggagggccgccacctctgggaccccctaGTTTCTCCTCTATGGGACTCCAGCTCTCTGAGAGAAGAGTGTGCTGcagactagggctgggcggtatacaggttcgtaccgaataccgaaatatttgtgctgcacgatatggattttaacccataccgcaataccggtttggcccctccccctcgtgaatgaatgaattatcagcccagtgctgcgctgttcccattggggaactaatcatatgtgacccgcgagcgctgttccccCAATtagttatcagcccagcgctactactcacatatgtcacccgcaagcgctgccctcctggccctcctgtttgttgcggccgccggcgctgacactctataccagtggtctccaacctccagatgttgcaaaactacaactcccagcatgcccggacagccgttggctgtccgggcatgctgggagttgtagtttcgcaacatctggaggtccgcagattgcaaaccactgttctatactgtatccctatgcgcgggctgcaaaaggtaaacaaaataaactttaactcaccttccccgtcggtccggaccagcttcccagggaatggaacgtcggagagctgtcaacctatcaccggcagcagcaatgttccgcctcggccggtgataggctgagcccactgtcatgtaaggagcctgcggagagctgtcagcctatcaccggccgcagcgaggcggaacatcactgcggccggtgataggctgacagctctccgacattcacgtccccagcgtaaggctgacgtcggaacatgcgttagttttaTTATGTTAatcttttacagcccgggcatagggataccgcacagtttagagagtgtcaacgccggcggccgcaataaacaggaggacgaggagggcagtgcttgcgggtgagaAGTACCCCGATGGGACAGTGCAGCGTTGGGCTAATAattattttgggggaggggggaataccgttatataccgtggaaccaccataagttacaaaaataccgcaatacacatatttggccatactgcccagccctactgCAAACGGCATGCACTTCATTCAGTTTTATGGAAGCGCCGGAGATGCCGGAGTACAGCACCTTGGAGAATGAATGGAGCTTGTGCCTATCTGCGGCATGTGCTCTTCTCGGACATCTGGGTCCCGTTCATGAGTTCGTACGGGGTCACAGAGGTCGGAgactctgcgatcagacacttatcccctatccacaggataggttgtATTTCACTGGACCAcctctttaaagcgtacctgtcatatcccacaaaaaaaagtaaactgtatatgttactcagtacctaatcctgtgcGTGTAGGCATTTGTAAAGAAATTCTGTATATCTGTTGCTCATttgctttgtcattctgtgctttggaggggcatgtcctcactatagctctctccctgagtctgctgtgctgtgctgagtctcttcatccagtcactgcaggctgctctgtaacccccttctcCCTGTTTtcttgctgcagtctgataggaccggagtgagcacagaggagtgctagtcccgccctcacttcctggactttgtccctgcctgtgctccaGCTGggtcaaagatgatgctgcagccagacaggattatgttctggctagtatggggtgttttttttttttttataagcaatgatttctataaaaaacaaacaacaaaaaaataaaacattttttatgaagtgtattaggaaggttaatgttttgctgagatgtacaacatctaaaatgttttttggatctgacagtacccatttaatattGATGACCTGACCTCAGGATAGGCCATTTGTATCATATCGGTGACACCCGGCACCTCTGCAGATCAGTCTGGCGTCAGTTGTGGCATACAAAGAGCAAGAAGCAGACAGCGCCGTACATTGTttagtggccatgctgggttactgcaacTCTGCTCTCactgaaataaaaaaagctaAGCTGCAGTAGCCCAGCATGGAGTCTGCTTCCGTCTCTTTTGTGGACACTGTGACTCTTGTAATCAGCAGACAGGTCGGCAGGGGGTGCTGGGTGTTGGTACCCCAACAATCTGGTATTGGTGACCTGTCCTGAGGATTGGTCATTAGCAAGTTACTAccttttaaagaggttgtccaggatCATTAACAGTGCCACCCTAGTCCATGGgctgcgttaaaggggtactcggctgctcaTTGTTTGGAACAAAAGCCAGTAGCTTGTGAcggcatagccccgccccctcatgaagtcatgccttgccctctcaatgcaagtctatgggagggggagtgacggctgtcacaccccctcccatagaattgcattgagggggcggggcatgacaccatagccccaccccttatgacgtcacgccccgaatgcttagagccagcgccaggagcttgtaatgtcatagccccgccctctcatgatgtcatgcctcgccctctcaatgcaagtctatgggagggggagtggcggctgtcacgccccctcccacagaattgcattgagggggcggggcatgacaccatagccccaccccttatgacgtcacaccctgaatgcttagagccggcgccaggagcttgtgatgtcatagccttgccccctcatgatgtcatgcctcgccctctcaatgcaagtctatgggagggggcgtgacggctgtcacgccccctcccgtagaattgcattgagggggcggggcgtgacatcatagccccaccacttgacgtcacgccccggctgccagctccagcattcggaacagtttgttccaaacgctgagcagtggagtacccctttaagcattgtagctctgcagtaccagacacaacctgtggacaagagtggtgctgtttcattTTTCTGTTTCTGGACAACCCTCTTCAGTTCAGCAGTTGCCTTGGCAGTGCCAACCCCTAGAGAGACATGCTATTCAGAAGCTTGGTGATTTCCACCCAGACAGTGCACATACCTTCTCTTTTTGTCCCCaggtgagttctcctttaaaagccTCAGCTTCGCATTCCCTGAGCGATATAGAACCTCTGCCCAGCGGCTGTGAGGCACATTGGGAGGTGGTAGAGAGAATCCTATTCATTTACGCCAAGCTGAATCCTGGCATAGCCTACGTGCAAGGCATGAATGAAATAGTCGGACCCATCTATTACACATTCGCCACGAACCCTAACAGTGCCTGGAGAGGTGAGGTTGTACCAATGGGCGCCCTATGATTAGGCTTCTGGGTTGGAGGGTCCGCCTAACCGAGGTCACCGTGTAATGCTTGACTTTATGTCCCCCCATAACTAGAGCATGCCGAAGCTGACACCTTCTTCTGCTTTACTAATCTGATGGCTGAGATCCGGGACAATTTCATCAAAAGTCTAGATGACTCCCAGTGTGGAATAACCGCAAAGATGGAGCGCGTTTACTCCACGCTTAAGGAAGAGGATGAGGAGCTTTACCTCAGGCTGGTGAGTAGGCCGCAGAGAGGTTTTCATCAACCAGTCCTGAGCTgatgggttaaaggagaactccagcataaatggacttattccctatccacaagataggggataagtagctgatcatggggggggggggggggggggggggggagactcccCGCGTTCTCTGGAACGGGGTCAGGAGAGCATGCAGTAGACAGCATGCACTCCATttgtttctatgggagtgccgaaaagACTCGAGTACAGCACTCTGGCATCATcatcgctcccatagaaatgaatggagcgcgtgccgaTAGATGacatgtgctcctcactgagagagattgcgggggtccgaccgctggactggacccccccccccagcgatctctctcagtgaggagcgtgtgctccattcatgtttatggaagCACCGATGGTCCCAACAATGATGGCCCCAGCAGACGGACTCCCCCTcgatcagctatttatcccctatcttgtggatagttaatttggctggaattctcCTTTAAAGTAAAAGCGACACCTTGAAGGCTTCAGGGTTGACGCACAAGTAGAAGAATGCTGGGGTATAGGTTTGCACCCCGCACCATACCGGCAAAGTCCCCGTTTCAGTATGTAGAGTAATCGATGCTCTTGAAACTGCTCTTCTTAGAGGTGAATTATTTATTCTTATTGATAGGTCATAAAACACTTGCTGGGGGACAATCCCTTTTTGACTTCCAGCATCGGCCttcaactgtccgggcatgctgggagtttgttttgcaacagctggaggcaccctgtttgggaaacactgggctaatgCATGTAGCGGGTTCTCTCGAACAGAGGCAGAGTCAGCTACTCTTTTAATGCAGAGTCCCCTTTTAGACAACCccgtgaaaggggtactccagggaactaaaatcATAGCAAATCCTtaccctctcatcaacctatttaaccccttaagggccaagcatttttctgttttaacactttcgttttttcctccttaccttttaaaaatcataaccctttcaattttgcacctaaaaatccatatgagggcttattttttgcgccaccaattctactttgtaatgacatcagtcattttacacaaaaattttaggcgaaacggaaaaaaaatcattgtgcgacaaaattaaagaaaagacaccattttctaaattttgggggcttccgtttctacgcagaacatttttcggtaaaaatgacaccttctctttattcagtAGCTccgtacggttaaaatgatcccctacttatataggtttgatttcgtcgcacttctggaaaaaatcataactacatgcaggaaaatttatacatttaaaattgtcaccttctgacccctataacttttttatttttccgcgtacagggtggtttgagggctaatttttgcgcagtgatctgaagttttaatcggtaccatttttattttgatcggtgAGCTCTGAACAAACGCCTGCTTCCTCTGCCCACTGGTTCAGCGCGCCTATGTAATGCAGCTCGCTCAATCTCTGCCTCTAGCCTTACGCGGGCTCAGAGAACTTGCCAGGCGCACATAAATATGGTGGCGGGGGCATGCGCTAAGGACCCTTGTGTCAAACACACATCGGTCCCAATGCTGACCTAAAAGGGATATGCGTGGGAGCCCCGTCTCATTGCAAACCCCACCCATACCTACTGCTACTGACCCCACAATTAAGCGTTTTTCGGATGCTCGTGACTGCTATAAAGCTGCCAAAAGGATGGCTGTATAGCAATTTTAATCACCTTTTTACATCCTAgcaataggttaaaggggtactccggtggaaaacttttttttaaatcaactggagccagaaagttaaacagatttgtaaatgacttctattaaaaaaatcttaatccttccagtacttgttagcggctgtatactacagaggaaattctttttctttttggatttcttttctgtcacgaccacagtgctctctgctgagacctctgtccatgtcaggaactgtccagagcaggagcaaaatcCCCAGAgtgaacctatgctgctctggacagttcctgacatggacagaggtgatcagacagaaagcactgtggtcgtggcagaaaagaaatccaaaaagaaaaagaatttcctgtgaagtatacagtcgctaataagtactggaaggattaagatttttttttaatagaagtcatttacaaatctgttaaactttttggcaccagttgatataaaaaaaacgccgcgcccccttccatagacttgcattgcggttGCGTGGCATGAAATCACGATCCCGCAACCcccacccggcattctaaacaaacgccgagtactgcacagagatcgcgggggtcccagcggcgggacccccattatcagacatcttatcccctatcctttggataggatgtctaggggcggagttcccctttaacaccaCAGTGCTGGGTCCACTAAGGTTATTGGGGGACATTCTTCGAAGTCACTGTAGGTGCACTGATTATATACACAGATTTTGATGGTGTAGTTGGAATGtacatttatatcaactggttccagaaagttaaacagatttgtaaatgatttctattaaaaaaaatcttaatccttccaataattatcagctgctgaagttgagttgttttctgtcttgcaacagtgctctctgctgacatcactgcctgtctcgggaactgcacagagtagtaaaggtttgctatggggatttgcttctaaactgggcggttcccgaggcaggtgttatcagagagcacttagacagaaaagaacaactcaacttcagcggctcataagtattgaaaggattaagattttttaataaaagtcatttacaaaatctgtttaactttctggagcctgttgagagatatatatatatatatatatatatatatatatatatatatatatatctcaagttttttcctggatactcCAGTCGAAAACATATATTTtgtaaatcaactcgtgccagaaagttaaacaaatttgtaaatgacttatattaaaaaaaaaatctttacccttccagtactttttagcagctatatgccacagaggaaattcttatctttttgactttcttttttgtcttgtccacagtgctctctgctgacacctctgtctgagtcaggaactgtccagagcagcataggtttgctatggggattttctcctgctctggacagttcctgatacggacatcaggtgtcagcagagagcactgtggacaagacaaaaaaaaaaaaaaaaaagaaattcaaaaggaaaagaatttcctctgtagcatacagctgctaataagtacgggaaggattaagattttttaatagatttaataaaaagtcatttacaaatctgtttaactttctgacaccagttgatttttaaaaaataattattttttttctccggagtacccctttaattaatgtcTCCGATTGTCTTTTCTCAGCAAGAACAGAACATCAAGCCTCAGTTCTTCGCCTTCCGCTGGCTGACGCTTCTCCTCTCCCAGGAGTTTGTTCTGCCCGATGTCATCCGGATCTGGGATTCGCTGTTCGCAGATGAGAACAGATTTGACTTCCTCCTGAAGGTCACGTGTGCCATGCTGATGTAAGGACTGATATATGGTGTTATTACCATCCACCATTGTCTATACACCGAAAAGGTTTCGCCTGGGACCTGTAGTTCCTCTTCTGGCAGTTAGCCTCCCTCCTTATCTCATCTGAACCTTTTACTTCCATTACAGATTAATTCGCGGCCAGTTATTAGAAGGGGACTTCACAGTAAATATGAGGCTGCTCCAGGTAAGATAATCACATAGGAGGGGGGAACCTATACATAGGGACTAAGGTTTCCACCTGACCAGTATTTTACGggcacagctggtattttggccactctgccggtatttttatattaaaaatacaggcAATGCAATgggcggtatttatccaaccaatcctccaactactagaatgttgcaccatatactataccagtgtttcccaaccagagcgcctccagctgttgcaaaactacaactcccagcatgcccgaacagccgttggctgtccgggcatgctgggagttgtagttttgcaacagctggaggcacccctggttgggaaacattgacctagactatatactactatatagttcaacatgctgggagttgtagttttgcaacagctggaggcacccctggttgggaaacactgacctatactatatactactatatactccaacatgctgggagttgtagtttggcaacagctggaggcactcctggttgggaaacactcacttatactgtatactactatatagtccaacatgctgggagttgtagttttgcaacagctggaggcacccctggttgggaaacactcgcctatactgtatattactatatagtccaacatgctgggagttgtagttttgcaacagctggaggcacccctggttgggaaacactcacctatactgtatactactatatagtccaacatgctgggagttgtagttttgcaacagctggaggcacccctggttgggaaacactgacctatactatatactactatacagtccaacatgctgggagttgaagttttgcaacagctggaggcacccctggttgggaaacattgacctatactatatactactatatagtccaacatactgggagttgtagtttggcaacagctggaggcacccctggttgggaaacactcgcctatac is a window encoding:
- the TBC1D13 gene encoding TBC1 domain family member 13 isoform X1; this encodes MEDAPEQITHLPFRGQEKLDGKFNGHTGCHPAFLVGEGDIRQIGVRCSVYNRIAEFQSLLSEPHINLPVLRELCFNGIPFEGGIRCLCWKILLNYLPTDRLLWDSVLQKQRETYDHFLKEMIIQPGIAKAKLGLSREDVTLEDHPLNPNPDSRWNTYFKDNEVLLQIDKDVRRLCPDFSFFLNPTDYPCQLIMDPENEYETLRKRVEQTTLKSQTVARNRSGLTNVSSPLKASASHSLSDIEPLPSGCEAHWEVVERILFIYAKLNPGIAYVQGMNEIVGPIYYTFATNPNSAWREHAEADTFFCFTNLMAEIRDNFIKSLDDSQCGITAKMERVYSTLKEEDEELYLRLQEQNIKPQFFAFRWLTLLLSQEFVLPDVIRIWDSLFADENRFDFLLKVTCAMLILIRGQLLEGDFTVNMRLLQDYPLSDGDVLPILKKAKELQDSK
- the TBC1D13 gene encoding TBC1 domain family member 13 isoform X2, encoding MSSLHKSKIAEFQSLLSEPHINLPVLRELCFNGIPFEGGIRCLCWKILLNYLPTDRLLWDSVLQKQRETYDHFLKEMIIQPGIAKAKLGLSREDVTLEDHPLNPNPDSRWNTYFKDNEVLLQIDKDVRRLCPDFSFFLNPTDYPCQLIMDPENEYETLRKRVEQTTLKSQTVARNRSGLTNVSSPLKASASHSLSDIEPLPSGCEAHWEVVERILFIYAKLNPGIAYVQGMNEIVGPIYYTFATNPNSAWREHAEADTFFCFTNLMAEIRDNFIKSLDDSQCGITAKMERVYSTLKEEDEELYLRLQEQNIKPQFFAFRWLTLLLSQEFVLPDVIRIWDSLFADENRFDFLLKVTCAMLILIRGQLLEGDFTVNMRLLQDYPLSDGDVLPILKKAKELQDSK